The genomic DNA GCCCCGCGACGTGGCAGTCGGCCGCGACGCGAGCAACCTCCTCGAACGTGGGCTGGGACGAGCGGTGGTCGGAGAGCGCCAGCTCGCCGAACCCAATCAGGGGCTCGACGGTGGCGAGGTCGGTGCGGACCGACCCCGTAAGGGTAGTGGGGGGGAGGTGGTAGCCGCCCGTCCACGCCCAGGCGCTCAGGCCCTCGCGGCGAAGGCCGTAGACCTGCCGGAGGAGGCCTGCCGTGGTCCGGGTCGTGTCGTCGGTGCCGAGGAGGCCCACCACCGACGTGACGCCCGCCCGCGTGTAGGCTGTCAGCGCGGGCGCCGGGGCGGCCGTCTCGGGCCCCGCCTCGCCGCCGCCGCCGGTGACGTGGACGTGTGCGTCCACCAGACCGGGGATCAGGCGCCGGCCCTCCAGGTCGATCACGTCGAGGGGGACCCCCGCGATTTCGGGCCTGGCTTCCAGCAGTGCAGCGACGCGGTCTCCCGCGACGAGCACGTGGCGCCGCCCGAGGGCCGCGGGCGCGTACACGTCGGCGTTCAGGAGCAGGGTCAGCCGAGGGGGCAGCGAGGCCAGCACGGAGGGTCCGGGAGGGTGGCGCAAGCTACCGAGCGCACACCGTCGTGCGTCCGAAGGCCCGGTGAGGTCGGACCGGTGGCTCAGCCGCCTGCGTCCTTCACCAGCTGCAGCACCTCGTCACGCTGGGTGAGCGCGAGCAGGATCACGAGGTCGCCCGCCTCGGCCCAATCGAGGGCGAACGCGGTGCCGGAGGCGGGGTCGGCGCGCTGGACGAAGGCGTCCGAGGGGACGCCGCGCTCACGCAGGAGGCGTTCGAGCAGGGCCGGCACGGCGCCTGCCTCGCGGCCCCGGAGGTAGCCCGGGATCTCGACCAGCACGTAGCGGTCAGCTTGGAGGCGGGCCAGCACGTCGCACATGGCCGCGAGGTCGGCATCCGACCGATCGCCCGCGCTGCCGAACAGCACCAAGCGGCGGCGCGCGTCCCAGGTGGTCGCGAGGTCGGCGAGGGCGCTCAGCCCGTGCGCGTTGTGGGCGTAGTCGATCACCACGCGCGCTCCGTCCACGTCGAACTGGTTGGCGCGGCCGGGGTTGTCGGTCTCGTCGCTGCGGAAGGCGCGGAGCCCGGCCGCGATGGCGTCGTCGCGGAGTCCCAGCGCCTCGCCGAGCGCGGACGCCGTGAGGGCGTTGCGGACGACGTGGCGCGCGGCCCCGCCCAGCGCGGCGGGGATCTCCTCGACGCGGCAGAGAGGGCGCCAGCCGCCGTCGGTCTGCAACGAGATCGCGCCGTCCACGACCGAGGCGGCGAGGGGACCGGCGACGGCGTCCGTGGGGTCGAGGGCGGTCCAGCGGATGGCGACACCGCGGGCGGCCAGCGCGTCGGCCTGGCGCCGGACGGCGGCGGTGGCCTCTGGCTCGTCGGTCGGGGCGACCAGCACGCCGCCCGGCCCGAGCGCCTTGGCGACGACCAGCTTGGCGTCGGCGAGGGCCGGCACGGTCTCGACGCCGTAGTCGCCCAGGTGGTCGGCGGCGACGTTGGTGAGCGCGGCGGCGGTCACGAGCGGGACCGGCACGCCGCGCCGGAGCAGCCCGCCGCGGGCGCTTTCGCAGACGGCCAGCGTCACGCGCTCGTCGCGCATCACGGCGCGGGCGCCGAGGGGACCCGAGAAGTCACCCCGGTCGACCACCTCGTCGCCTACGGTGACGGCGTCGGTGGTCGAGAAGCCGACCGTGTGGCCGGCCGCCCGCGCCATCCCGGCCAGCATCCGCACCGTGGTCGACTTGCCGTTGGTGCCGGTCACCAGCGCCGTCGGAATCGGGCCGACGGCGTCCCAGTCGAAGGCGTCCGGGTCGGGGAGGGCATCGGGCGCGAATGTCTTCCCACGGCTCCCGAGGCCTACCGTGACGGCGTCGTCGTCCCAGACGACGGGCATCCCGCGCGCCTCGGCGGCGGCGAGCAGCGCCTTCAACGGCGGGTCGGCCTCCTCTGCGGCCTCACGCGTCAGCCGCTCGACGGTCTCCCCGAGGTCGGGCAGGTCGTTCCCCTCCACCTCGGCGCGCGCGCGGGCCCACGCGGCCTCGTTGACCTCGGTGGCCGTGTAGAGCAGATCGACTGGCGAGCCGAGCGCGAGCGACAGCCCGCGTGGGAACGGGCGGACCGTGAGCGGGGCGTCGGTCCAGCCGAGCGCGTCGCAGAGCGTCCGCGCGTGGCGGCGCCAGGCGTCGGCCGCGGCCTCGCGGAGAGGCTCGGGGACGTGCACCTCCAGCGCCGCGCCGGGGCCGTCGAGGAGGGACCCGGCGCCGGTCTGGCGGCGGCTGTCGTGGGGAGAGGAGAGCAAGAGCGTAGGGCGTGGTCCGTGAAACGTGGGATCGGCCGGGGCAGGGAGGTGGGGCCGAGCCCACGGTCCGCGCCCCGCCGTCCGACGCTAATCCGCCTCCTCGTCCGAGGCCAGGTGGACGCCGCGGCTGTCGCGCACGAGACGCTGGCCGTCCGGGAGCTCGACCACGCGCGGCGCGTCGTCCTCGTCGTCGTCGATAGGGGAGACGACCGGGGTCGCGGGAGTGGACGGCGCCATCGCGGTCGGGTGGTGCGGGGTCAGCATCGCCTGCCCGTCGCCCCCGGCCTCGCCGTGGTGGATGATCTGCTCCCAGCACCGCGAGATCTGGTCGCCAAAGACGACCACGAGGTCGCCGGGCTCGGCCAGCGACAGCGCGTGGGCGACCGCCTCGGTCTCGTCCGGGACCAGCTCGATGGCCCCGTCGGCGACGCCCGCCGCGAGGAGCGTGGCCCGCAGCATCTCCGGGACCTCCGTCTCGCCGCGCCCGCGGAGTCGGTCGTCGCGCTTGCAGACGAAGTGGTCGAAGTGGCCCGCGGCGGCGCGCGCGATGGCGTCGATGTCCTCGTCGCGGCGGTCGCCGGGGGCGGCCAGTGCCAGGATGCGGCGCCCCTGCACCTCCAGCCGGTCCACGAGGTCGGCCATGGCCTCGACGGCGGCCGGGTTGTGGGCGTAGTCGAGGATGACGCGGAAGGGGTGCCCGTCGAACACGTTGAGGCGGCCGGGGGCCTCGTAGAAGCTCGTCGAGAAGGTCTGCAGGCCGTGGCGGATCTGGTCGAGCGTCAGCTCGACGGGCCCGTTGCCGAGCGCGTAGGCGATGCCCGCCGCGAACATCGCGTTCTGGACGTTGTGGCGCGCCTTGCCGTCGATGGTGGCCGGGATCAGGTGGGTCCAGATGAGCGGCAGGTGGCGCCCGCCGTCGTGGATCGTGATCATCTCGCCCGCGACGCCGCGCTCCAGCACGACCGCCCGCCCGCCCTCGCGGACGTGCTCGCGGACGAGCGCGTGCTCGCCGTCCATCGTCACGTAGCAGATGTGCTTGGCCTTGGCGTGCTCGGCCATCGCCAGCACCAGCGGGTCGTCGGCGTTGAGCACGACGGTGTCCTCGGCGACCTCGATCGGGATGCGCTTGATCTCGGCGAGCTGCTCCAGCGTGTCGATGCGGCCCAGGCCGAGGTGGTCGGCGGAGACGTTGAGGCACGCGGCCACGTCGCAGCGGTTGACGCCGAGCCCGGCGCGGACGAGCCCGCCGCGGGCGACCTCCAGCACGGCGGCGTCCACCATCGGGTCGCGGAGGACGGTGCGTGCGCCCATCGGGCCGGTCATGTCGCCCTTGACGGTCAGCCGCCCGTCCACGAACACGCCGTCGGTGGACGTCATGCCGGGCACGAAGGCCGCCATCTGGAGGATGTGGGACACCATCCGCGTGGTCGTCGTCTTGCCGTTGGTGCCGGTCACGATGGCGACCGGGATCCGGCCGGGCGAGCCGGGCGGGAACAGCATGTCGATCACGGGCCGGGCCACGTCGCGCGGCGTACCCTCCGACGGCGCCACGTGCATGCGGAAGCCCGGCGCGGCGTTGACCTCCACGATGGCCCCGCCCACGTCGCGCCACGACTGCGTCACGTCGTCCGACAGGAAGTCGACCCCGCCCACGTCGAGGCCGACCGCGCGCACGGCGCGGACCGCCATGTCGCGGTTGTCCGGGTGGACCACGTCGGTCAGGTCGATGGCCGTGCCGCCGGTCGACAGGTTGGCGGTCGAGCGGAGGTAGAAGACTTCGCCCTCGGGCAGGACCGTCTCGGCGGAGTGGCCTGCCTCGGCGAGGAGGCGCTCGGCCTGGGCGTCGAACTGGAGCCGCGTGAGCACCTTCTCGTGGCCGACGCCGCGCCGAGGGTCCTCGTTGACGATCTCGACCAGCTCCTCGATCGTGTGCTCGCCGTCGCCCACGACGTGGCCGGGCACGCGCTTGGCGACCGCCACGAGGTGCCCGTCGACGACCAGCATCCGGTGGTCGAACCCGGTCACGAAGCTCTCCACGAGGACGCTCTTGCCGGAGCCGTGCGCCTGGGCGTGCTCGAAGCCGGTCACCACCTGCTCGTCGGACGTCAGGCGGATCGAGACCCCGCGGCCGTGGTTGGCGTTGAGCGGCTTCGTCACTACCGGGTAGCCGATGCTGCGCGCGGCGCGGACGGCGCTCTGGGGGCCGTACACCAGCCGCTGCTGCGGGACCGGCAGGCCGAGCGACTCCAGCAGCGTCCGCGTGTCCTCCTTGTCGCTCGCGATCTCGACCGCGATGTGCTTCGTCTGGCCCGTGACGGTCGCCTGGATGCGCTGCTGGTACTTGCCGTGGCCGAGCTGGACGAGCGAGTACTGGTTCAGGCGGATCCAGGGGATGTCGCGCTCGACGGCCGCGTCGATGATCGACTGCGTGCTCGGTCCGAAGGCGATGCGCTGGGCGCGCTTGATGAACGCGTCGCGCTCCTCCTCCCAGTCGTAGTCGGCCTCCTTCTCCTCGTCGATGCGGGCCTGTACGTCGTCCGGCAGCAGGCGCAGGATGAGGCGGCGGGCCAGCTCGGAGGCCTCCAGCCCCACGTCCTTCTGCTGGTACTGGAACACCATGTCGTACTCGCCGACGGCGCGGCCGGTCGAGCGCGTCTTGCCGAACGTGACCTCGTGGCCCGCGATGCTCTGCAACTCCAGGGCGACGTGCTCCCAGACGTGGCCGAGCCACGTCCCCTCGTCCTCGACCATCCGCCGGATGAAGCCGCCGGGCGTGCGGTACGAGCAGCCGTGCTCCTGGAGCCCCGGCAGCGCCTCCACGAGTCGCTCGGCGAACCCGTCCAGCTTCGCCGTCGGGTAGTCCTCCAGCGGGCCGAGGTCGATGGTGTGCCGGATGACCGGGAAGTGGGCGTACGGGTTGGGACCGACGTAGACGTTGGTCGAGACGACGCGCATGGGAGAGCGGGGAGGGGAGGAGCGTCCAGAAGTGAACGGGCCGTTAAGGTCCGCACCGCCGGACCGATGGCGCAAGCGCCTCCCGCGGTAGACCGACGTGGCTCCGAAAAAACCCCGCCCGGCGGAAGCCGGGCGGGGCAGTCGCGGACGCGGAGCGGTGGTGGACGCCTCGGGTCTCGGCGTCTCAGTCCTCGTCGAGCTTCACCTTCTCGGCGGTAAGGACGCCGTCCCGGACCCAGCCCTCGGCCTCGGCGCGCAGGCCGGGGGCGAACGCGTCGCGCGAGATCGGGAGGTTGTCGTCGTCCAGCCAGCGGGTCGCGGCGGTCGTGGCGAACACGGTTCCGGAGACGGTGATCGAGGTGGGCGAGACCGCGTCGATGGTGCCCTCGACCTCGACCTCGTGCTCGTCGCCGGCGTCGTCGTCCAGGTCTTCGAGCTTGAGCTTCTTGGCGCGTACCGTGCCGTCGGACTGGAGGTGGCCCTCGGCCTCGACGACGGTGCCGACGGCGAACGTCTCGAAGGAGATCGGTTCGTTGTCGCGGCCGAGGAAGCGTGTCGACGCGTCGATCCGGAACACGCGTCCCTGGACGCGCACGCGGTCGGCGCTCAGGGCCTCAATGGCGCCCTTGACTTCGACTTCGTTCTGGCTCCGCTCACTCGGTCGCGAGTCGCTTCGCGCGCGGAGCCCCTGGTGCGTCGCCACCACCCTGCCGTCGATCTCGATGGTGGTGGTCACGGGCTGCCCGTCGGTCGAGACGGCGTCGAGCGACAGCACGTCGTCGGGCCCCGCCGTCAGCCGGGTCTCCCAGCGCCCGTCCGCGCGGGCGGTCGAGACGTCGTCCGCAGCCTGATAGGTGACGTTCGCCTGACCGTCGACGAGGAAGCGGACCGCGAGGGCATTCGAGGCGGGTGCCGAGGCGTCGCAGCCTGCCAGGAGGGCGACGAGGAACAGGGAGAGGAGGAGGCGCATGGCGGAGAGAGGAACGTGGAAGGTGTTCATCCCTTTCCAATCCGCGTGCCACCCTCCAGAACGACCTCTCTAGCTCGGGAATGGACCGTGGGCGTCGAGGAGAGCGGCACAGCGTGCGCGGGTGCGCAGCCCGTGCGCAGGGGGCTACCAGCGCGCTCGAACGCGGACGCCCGTCGGGGTGAGCCCGAGCGAGACACCCCCGCTCGGCCGCGTCCGCAGACGCGTTTCGGGCACCGTCGGCCCCCCCGACACGAGGGCATCCAGCGTCGCCGCGGTCCACACGGCGGCCGCTCCGATGCGGAACGCCGCCTGGGCCCGCTGCCACCGATTGTAGGCCGGGTAGCGGGCCACGGCCTCGTCGGGAGTCGTCGCGGCGAGGTAGTCCTCCCGGGCCGCGTCCCGGGCGAGCGTCGCCGACGCCGTGCCGAGGACGGCCGTCCCGGCGGCGAGCGCGAACACCCATCCTTTGGCCCGATCGCCCTTGTAGAACTGGCCCCAGCCAGGCATGGCCAGCGATCGCAGCGCCGCCGCCGGGCGCGGATCGTCGAGCACCACGTAGCGGATTTCTGACGGCGTCGCGGGCCGCTCGGTGGGTCCCGCCTCGGCGCGGAGGGTGTCGAAGAACTCGACCGTCTTGGGCGACACGAGCACCGAGTCGAGGCGGAGGCCGCGGTCGATGGACAACGCAGCCTCGAACTGCCGCCGCGCCTCCACGGGTTGGTTCTGGGTGTGGAGCAGGATGCCGAGCGTCGAGTGGACCGTGACGAGTTGGTCCGGCGTGAGCGTTTCGAAGCGGCCCAGCGCCTCGCGCGCCCGGGCCTCCGCGGCCTCGTAGTCGAGGCGGGCCACGGCGTCTGTCATGGCGCGCAGCAGGTCCGCGGCCTCGGTCGTCGGCTGGGCGACCGCGCCGACGGCGAGAAGGGCGCTGAGCCAGACCGCTCTCATCGGGCCACCGTGACCAGGAGCGTCTCGGAGACGCCGGGAGCCTCCAGCCAGACCCCGTACACGCCGGCGGGAACGTCGGCACGCCACCCGAGGCGGAGGGGGGCGGGGCTGGCGATGCCGTCCCACAGCACCGCGACCTCTCGGCCGAGGGCATCCAGCACGCGCACGCGGGCGGGGCCTGGAGCGGTCAGCCGTAGCATCACCGTCGTCGGGCCGGACGTGGGATTGGGGCCTGCGAGCGTCAGCGCCCCGCTCGTGGCGTGCGGGGGCAGGCCGATGGCGACGCCGTCGATCGGGAGGCGTACCACCGACGCGAGGACACCGCCGAACGCGTCCGAGCCGCCCGCCACGATCAACTCGGTTCCGATGACGGCGGCCACGGCCCCCTCGCGCGCCACGGGGAGCGAGGGGAGCGTCGTCCATCCACCGCCGACCTGGCCGAGGCGGTCGACCGTCGTCACGACGCCGTCGCTGGCGTCGCGGCCGCCGACGGCGAAGAGCGCAGCTCCGTCGGTGGCAACCGCGAGGCCCCCCCGAGCGGTCGGCAGTGGGGACAGCGCGGAGGAGGAGGCGCCGTCCGTGGTGAAGCGGTCGACCCGCTGAAGGGGCCCGAACGCGCTGAAGCCGCCGACGACGACCACGTCGTCACCGACGGTCACCATCCCGAAGCGCGCCCTCGCCGGGTCGAGGGTCCAGCTGTAGGGCCCCCAGTCGCCGGTGTAGCTCTCCGAGGTCGCGAGCAGCGACCCCTCCTCGTCGGCCCCGCCGAGAGCGATCAGGGTTCCGCCCAGCGTCGCGAGCCCGTGGCCCTCCCGCTCGGTCTCCAGTCCGTCGAAGGACTCCCAGCGGTCGGCCTCGGGGTCGTAGACCTCGATGTCGTCGGTGGGCTCGCCGTCGTCGTCGCGGCCGCCGGAGAGCACGATCCGGCCGTCGAGCACGGCCGCGGCGGCGTCGGTGCGGGCGCGGCGCAGGGCAGGCATCGGCGTCCAGCCCGAGGCGGGGTCGAACGCCTCGGCGGTGGCGAGGGGCGTTCCGGCGGCGTCGCGGCCACCCATCACCACGAGGCGGCCGTCGAGGACGACCGCGGCGGCGCCCGTCCGGGCCGTCCCCATGGACGGGGCGGCCATCCACGTCTGGGCGTGGACGCCGGCCGTGAGGGCGAGGAAGAGGACTGTGCAGACGGTGCGCATCGGAGACAGGATACTGGCGGGTATCGACCCGATAGACAAGAGCCGTGCCGTGGCGACCCTGCGTCGGACATCCACGCGGCTACTCCGGCCCGTCCATCCGCACGCGGACGGTCCGCTGCTCGCCCGCGGCGACGCGGAGGCGAACCTCTCGGGCCCCGAACGTGGGGTGCTCGAAGCCGAGCCGGTGGTCGCCGGGGATCAGGATCAGCGGTCGGGCCTGCGGCGGGATCGTGTCCCACAGCTCGCCGTCCACCGACACGCGGGCCCACGGGCTGACCTCGATCTGGATGCGCCCGACGGTGTCCCACAGCGAGATCACCTGCCTCGCCTCACGGCCGGGCTCGACCTGGACGCGGACCGTGTGCGGCGGGAAGTCGGGGTTGGTGAGGGTGAGGACGTGCTCGCCTGCCGGGAGCGCGACGCTCTGGAGGGGGGTCGTGCCCACGTCGCGGCCGTCGATCTGGACGCGCGCCCAGGGCTCTACGGCGAGGGCCAGCCGCCCCGGAGCCGGGGCCGACGGCGGGGGGACCGGCGCGGGCGTCGGTCCGGGAGACGACACGGCCGGTGACTCGGGCGGCGACGCAGAGGGCTCGCGGAGAAGAGGCGGACGCGCCTCGAAGGCTGGGTCGAGGCGCTGCGGCGGG from Rubrivirga sp. SAORIC476 includes the following:
- a CDS encoding kelch repeat-containing protein; the protein is MRTVCTVLFLALTAGVHAQTWMAAPSMGTARTGAAAVVLDGRLVVMGGRDAAGTPLATAEAFDPASGWTPMPALRRARTDAAAAVLDGRIVLSGGRDDDGEPTDDIEVYDPEADRWESFDGLETEREGHGLATLGGTLIALGGADEEGSLLATSESYTGDWGPYSWTLDPARARFGMVTVGDDVVVVGGFSAFGPLQRVDRFTTDGASSSALSPLPTARGGLAVATDGAALFAVGGRDASDGVVTTVDRLGQVGGGWTTLPSLPVAREGAVAAVIGTELIVAGGSDAFGGVLASVVRLPIDGVAIGLPPHATSGALTLAGPNPTSGPTTVMLRLTAPGPARVRVLDALGREVAVLWDGIASPAPLRLGWRADVPAGVYGVWLEAPGVSETLLVTVAR
- a CDS encoding DUF5666 domain-containing protein, whose product is MRLLLSLFLVALLAGCDASAPASNALAVRFLVDGQANVTYQAADDVSTARADGRWETRLTAGPDDVLSLDAVSTDGQPVTTTIEIDGRVVATHQGLRARSDSRPSERSQNEVEVKGAIEALSADRVRVQGRVFRIDASTRFLGRDNEPISFETFAVGTVVEAEGHLQSDGTVRAKKLKLEDLDDDAGDEHEVEVEGTIDAVSPTSITVSGTVFATTAATRWLDDDNLPISRDAFAPGLRAEAEGWVRDGVLTAEKVKLDED
- a CDS encoding Mur ligase family protein; the encoded protein is MLSSPHDSRRQTGAGSLLDGPGAALEVHVPEPLREAAADAWRRHARTLCDALGWTDAPLTVRPFPRGLSLALGSPVDLLYTATEVNEAAWARARAEVEGNDLPDLGETVERLTREAAEEADPPLKALLAAAEARGMPVVWDDDAVTVGLGSRGKTFAPDALPDPDAFDWDAVGPIPTALVTGTNGKSTTVRMLAGMARAAGHTVGFSTTDAVTVGDEVVDRGDFSGPLGARAVMRDERVTLAVCESARGGLLRRGVPVPLVTAAALTNVAADHLGDYGVETVPALADAKLVVAKALGPGGVLVAPTDEPEATAAVRRQADALAARGVAIRWTALDPTDAVAGPLAASVVDGAISLQTDGGWRPLCRVEEIPAALGGAARHVVRNALTASALGEALGLRDDAIAAGLRAFRSDETDNPGRANQFDVDGARVVIDYAHNAHGLSALADLATTWDARRRLVLFGSAGDRSDADLAAMCDVLARLQADRYVLVEIPGYLRGREAGAVPALLERLLRERGVPSDAFVQRADPASGTAFALDWAEAGDLVILLALTQRDEVLQLVKDAGG
- the cphA gene encoding cyanophycin synthetase; its protein translation is MRVVSTNVYVGPNPYAHFPVIRHTIDLGPLEDYPTAKLDGFAERLVEALPGLQEHGCSYRTPGGFIRRMVEDEGTWLGHVWEHVALELQSIAGHEVTFGKTRSTGRAVGEYDMVFQYQQKDVGLEASELARRLILRLLPDDVQARIDEEKEADYDWEEERDAFIKRAQRIAFGPSTQSIIDAAVERDIPWIRLNQYSLVQLGHGKYQQRIQATVTGQTKHIAVEIASDKEDTRTLLESLGLPVPQQRLVYGPQSAVRAARSIGYPVVTKPLNANHGRGVSIRLTSDEQVVTGFEHAQAHGSGKSVLVESFVTGFDHRMLVVDGHLVAVAKRVPGHVVGDGEHTIEELVEIVNEDPRRGVGHEKVLTRLQFDAQAERLLAEAGHSAETVLPEGEVFYLRSTANLSTGGTAIDLTDVVHPDNRDMAVRAVRAVGLDVGGVDFLSDDVTQSWRDVGGAIVEVNAAPGFRMHVAPSEGTPRDVARPVIDMLFPPGSPGRIPVAIVTGTNGKTTTTRMVSHILQMAAFVPGMTSTDGVFVDGRLTVKGDMTGPMGARTVLRDPMVDAAVLEVARGGLVRAGLGVNRCDVAACLNVSADHLGLGRIDTLEQLAEIKRIPIEVAEDTVVLNADDPLVLAMAEHAKAKHICYVTMDGEHALVREHVREGGRAVVLERGVAGEMITIHDGGRHLPLIWTHLIPATIDGKARHNVQNAMFAAGIAYALGNGPVELTLDQIRHGLQTFSTSFYEAPGRLNVFDGHPFRVILDYAHNPAAVEAMADLVDRLEVQGRRILALAAPGDRRDEDIDAIARAAAGHFDHFVCKRDDRLRGRGETEVPEMLRATLLAAGVADGAIELVPDETEAVAHALSLAEPGDLVVVFGDQISRCWEQIIHHGEAGGDGQAMLTPHHPTAMAPSTPATPVVSPIDDDEDDAPRVVELPDGQRLVRDSRGVHLASDEEAD